The Pyrus communis chromosome 5, drPyrComm1.1, whole genome shotgun sequence region AAGGATGAAACCGAGTAGAAGCTCACCCCTAGGCAAAGTGGTGATGAGCCCAAAAGTCGAAACAGGGGACCGGGCGAGTGCATAATATTAAATTGGTGCCAGCGGGAGTAGCGCCTGCCGTACTGTCAGGAAACCATCACCCACAAAGAAAGCATCCCCAGCTTTGACTGTTTGACAGagacacacacatacacacgtGGGGCCTCTTTTTCCTCTTCCAAAGCCAAAGTATCTCTGTCCTGCAACCCTGTCACACTGAAAACTTATATATATAActccatttttattattttgttgaatAAAATCTCTTTCACTTGGCTCTGGAGATATAGCTCAGTTGGTAGAGCTCCGTTCTTGCAAGTGAATCGTTGCGTGGGTATTTAATTATTCAGATGGTGATAATAGTATTTTGTATTTGAACtgataattccttttttttttcttttaagtaatGGAGAAGAGAACTAAAATATGTCATTGAAAGACTCTACTGAGATAAATATGGGCTACCAAGAACGTAGAGAAGATAGGATGGGCAATGGTAAGAACTAGTATGAATCGTACATGGGTGATAGTTGGAGTCGGCAGACTCTCCGTAATAATTATGACACATCCCTTTAGTCAATTTAACTCTTAACACATGATCATTCAAGTCAGGTTTTTTTGTTATGAGGATAGGTGAATTATTCTAGATTATCCCCTAAAAGAACCGGACATAATAATTTTTCATCATCTAGCTCGAGCACAAATCAATATATAAAAACTCcccttatttttattattttgttgaataaatctctttcaaaaattttggagatagctaaattttaaatttttaaaaataaaaatttaagaattaaaaCATTTAAAGTACCTATTAGGTGATTCAATGATTGGAGACGAATTTCACACGCGTATTTGACATGGAAAtttttaagttcgattttttGTGCTTATAAATTGCACGATTGTGTTGGAGAAGACTAAAATATATTTGTAAGTCTTCATTACctccaaaaaaaaatgattgtataataaggaaaaggatccggtgacgtgttcgtttattgtatatcgtgcgggtcataaataattttaaattttaaattttaaattaaatataaatattacctAATGAAAAATAAccgtacgatatacaatgaacgaagACGATCCTGAGATCTTTTTCCGTGTAATAAAACCACCAACtaatcacttaaaaaaaaaacatttaaaataccAAGTGCTTCGTAGcatctgaaaaaaaaatctcatttcttttatttttctctcccATCAAATGTTAATGAAGCTGCAAGCGGGAGGCACGAAAATCATGATCATAATATGCCAAGGTTGAAGGCCAGAACCAGCATCCTTCCGGAGAAGAAAACAAAGTACAAACTGACATAATAAACTAACGTTTACTTCTCAATTCCCAATTCGATTTCCCAACTTATCGTCTTTGGACTTTGCTCGATGGGACATTTCACATTCTTCTCTGCCCTTTATCTTTTGCCCGTTATCATTGTTTtgctttgatatttttttttagtacaacaatATAATTTACACTAagtatactatatattttacattaagaaaaaaaagagtttggTTAAGTCACACAATAAGTAACCTAATTCGGTATCGAATTCTTCATCTACGAtattcgaatctaagacctcttatttataaatgaaaaagaacATCATCAGAttgtaatactaaatgacttttatatttattgtttttcataaggaaaaaataataatgtttaaCATCTTGTCAATTGCAATTTGACATACAATCATCTTAACGTTCAAATTTATTTCAAGGGTCATGCAGAAATTAAGCCACAAGATGAAATTTACATATGAAAGTGCATCagttttcaatcaaaatttaaagagttcataaaactatataaaaaactgaaattttcaatcaagattttaaagCAGTCCATAAAACTAcatgtgtattcaattagaaattaattttaaaatattaagaaTTTTAATGATTTAGAACAAATTTATAGTGTATTTTAGGTTTTAGAAAATCAACATCTAACCAAAAGATTTTGAATGAATTCACACAGAGTCCATGAAACTGTACTAGAACACCATCAAACTTCATTGAATCTAtaactcctcttttttttttttttttttttttttttttaaggaaaatctataactcttttaaaaacctTCGAACTCCTAATTAAATAAACCCCCAAGATAAAATAtcatagtttattaaaattagcaaaatttaattttttgtaacttcgtaaatataaaatatatttttctaaaagaACGTATTAAAACCCAAACGAGTTTGGGTCGTGAAGTTATATATTGCATTTGTCTTTGTATTGTCCACCAACAACATGGGGAGGGGACTTTTCTTGAAAAACCAACTGTAGAAGAACAAGTGGTGGAAGTTTGAAGCCATCCACTGCAAAAtctcacacaaacaacaacataTGGAATATACAGGTCTCTTCCTTATCACCTTCAATTCTCCATGTCCTTTTTTCTggaaaacataaattaaacaaacaacTCCAGATATTTTATCAAGGAAAGGAATAGGGAATTGCTTTGTCCAGTTTACTTTCTCGAGAAAACCCATGTTGCCTGTCAACTTGTTTCATGGGTTGGTTGTTCTTGTTGCCATTGCCACTCtttctttataatatatatatatatttataggtTTACAGAGATCTCTTCCCTCCTCCTTCTCCAAAGTTtggtaatttatgttttttttttctgtcatcCGAAACTGAATTGCATTTTGGTGTTTGTGTTTGATGCTATTTTTTGGATGTTTGCGTAATTAGATTCTTCTACTCCggcaatttatttttgtttgtttaatcttattattttatcaaTATACCCACGTTTTCCTCTTTGTTTTCAATCTATAATTATCTTTCTCCAATTCATgaaatttccttctttttttttttttgcatttaaaAAGAAGTGGGAGCAATCTAATTATTGGTTGTTGGAGGGTGTGTTGATCTAATTGCAGTATTAATCTGTTATCTGTATGAATGTTTGTGAAGGTCTGTGAATCACAGTTGATGAAAAACTTGCAGTTTCAGAAATGACTGTCAGCAAACAAGACGTGAAAAAGAAggtttcttttcttatttttgtttccaattcttcttcttttctattttgtagataaatatttttggatctttttgcaaacaaaatggtgtttttaatcagattttgttaattaattggattttttttgtttaacccTTCTGTTTCAGTCTTTCATTCATAAAATTTTCAccacaaaggagagagaagGAAGCGGCTCATCGGATTTCTCGGGTGAGACTAATGAATTTCTTTCTGGTTTCAATGCAATCACTTATTACCATGGTTTTCTATTGGAGaaaatcgagagagagagagagagagagagagagagagagagagagagagagaggatactCCTTGCAGTTGGGGACTCATATTGTAGTTGATATTATCTTTCTTGTTGGATTGACAGATAGCAGAATAGAGAATCCCATCTGTTTTTTGAAGATtgtgattttacttttcttttttgaaaggttttgttcttcttcttttaactttttccGGTAAGATAGGGACGATTAATTGGTCCAACTCCAACCATATAGATATTCGGGGACTAAAAATGGCGTTTTTGGTAAGAAAGATATCGATGGttaagagagagggagagcgtGATGGAAGTTTGAACGTAGAATATATTCATGTTTGAAATCTAATCTAGTGTAAGAAAGGTAGCAAGCATAAAAAGTGTCCCTCTCATACCCTCTCTGTCTCTGCTTCCTGTTTAATTTTCAAAGGAAGTTTCTGTCTTGCTTAACCTACAATTCTTATAAATTTGACATCTTACCGTGAAGTCTTTTCGTAATTGTTTTCTCTTTCAGAAACGCAGCAGTCTACTCCAGCAGTTGACATTCAATCTACAAGTGAGACAGGGTCTCAAATGCCTGCTGGTCAATACGCTCAGTCCTTTCGGTAATTGGAATATTTTCTACAACTAGTTCTTGTTAACATCTTTCCATCCCTTTGACAAGAATGCATATGCGTTAACTTTTGACTTTCGTTTTCtcgtttatttttgtttgtttcaggGTTTTTGTAGCGACATGGAATGTAGGAGGAAAATCTCCTCATATTGGCCTTAATCTGGATGATTTTCTTCAAGTTTATAATGAATCAGACATATATGTCTTGGGGTATATGGTCTCTTCATTTCTTTTTGCTTTCGTCTACTTTGTGTTTCCCTTCTGATTTTTCTTAGTTTcaaattgataaattattttgacaaatttttcaaatgaaataGTATAATTGGGGACTTGTTTTTTGAGTCTCCGTGCCTGTCACAATATTTAGTATATGATGGTGTGTCAAACAGACACACGTGCGCACACGCTGTGAAAAGAAACCTGTGACTTCACGCGCTGCGTGTAGTTTCTGTTTTGTCATATCAATTTTATAGAACCTTTAAAATGAAAATGTATTTCCATATTGTTTAAGTTCTTCTGTAGAAGATATTGATATTTCGTGTGATTAATTTTTCTGCTTTCTACCTTCAGTTTTCAGGAAATTGTTCCATTAAATGCTGGAAATGTGCTAGTTCTAGATAAAAATGAACCTGCAGCAAAATGGCTTGCTTTAATCAATCAGTCACTAAACAAATCACCTGAGGGGTGTTCAACAAGCAAATCCAGCCTAGGTGGTTTGCGATTTTCATCAAAGCCTTCCCTTAAAAAGGTCAGTAAGGCTTTTAGGACAGAGAGCAAACGGAGGTTGAAGAGTTGCAACTGCCCTTTTGAACTAGAGAGGAAATACAGTAAAGATTTTTGTTTTAGATGCCAACAACCAAACATAAGCGAAGACGACCTTTCTTCAGAACCAGATGAGGACGGATCTAATGTCTTTGATATATCAGAAATTTCCATGACCTCTACTACCAACCAAATGAAGTACAGCCTTATAGCAAGTAAGCAAATGGTAGGAATTTTCGTGACTATTTGGGCGAGGAAAGAGTGTATACAATATGTTAGTCACTTGAGAATCTCTTGCATCAGTCGTGGGATCATGGGATGCCTTGGAAACAAGGtattctttaaaatcttttacAAGCATCAGATGTTGGTTAGACATGATTGAAGATATCAAATAACTTTTTTGCAGTACATTAATTATCTGTTCACTGGTTTCAGGGCTGTATATCTGTGAGCTTTTTATTCCATCAGACAAGCTTTTGCTTTGTCTGCAGTCATTTGGCATCTGGTGAGAAGGAGGGCGACGAGCTTAGGAGAAATTTGGATGTATTAGAGATACTTAAAAGCACTCAGTTTCCGAAGATCTGCAAAACGGCTCATAGTAGGATGCCGGATAAAATTCTAGGACATGAGTAAGTATCTTTCAACCTTGTTATTGAGTACTGAATCCTTTTCATAATCCAACACTATTTTCTCACACTTATTGACGCTGATTATCTGATTAATCTCTTTGCAAATGGATCTAGTATGGTCATATGGTTAGGAGACTTGAATTACCGCATTGCTTTGAGCTACTCTGAAACCCGAAAGCTTTtggtggacaatgactgggatGCACTTCTTGACAAAGACCAGGTAAATGATCTTACAATCATATCAGGTCACATTCTAATTGTCTTATGGTAtactcatattttttatttgtttttggctGCATATAAAGCTCAAAACTGAGAGAGAAGCAGGGCGAGTATTCAAAGGATGGAAGGAGGGAAAAATCTACTTTGCACCTACTTACAAATACTTTTATAACTCAGACACTTATTTCGGAGAGATAAAAACatcgaaaaagaaaagaagaacacCGGCCTGGTATGTCGATTGGAAGAATGTACTTACGGAGGCCAATTGACATTTAACTAAGAAGTTTATTTGACGAGTTTAGAATTGCAGGTGTGACAGAATACTATGGCATGGAAATGGGATTAGACAACTTTCTTACATAAGGGGAGAGTCCCGGTTCTCTGACCATCGGCCAGTGTGTGCAACATTTTGTGTGGATGCTGTAGTTAATGAGAATGAAACGAAGAAGGGATCACCTAGCTCTAATATGAAAATCGAAATTGAAGAGCTCTTACCAACTGCGAGATACCTGAACAACATGCAAGTCATAGCTAAATTTGGTAGTTTCTTTGATTGTCCACTGTTAAAGGTCTTTGCCCTGACTATCCTCTTGTATTGTCAGGTACTAAAGAGCTAACCGTAACTTGCTGAAAGTTTGAAGAAATACCCACTTTAATTTATCAAATGAGATGAAGTAGGTTTGATGGTGCAGAGTTTTTTTGCAGTACTAAGGTGTAAATAATTCTCCAACAAGTGATATATGTACTGTACCGAAATGGTTGACTTCTCCGGCGTGCAATGTGAAGGATGTTCTCTCACAGCGAAGAAGCTCGGCTTATGATATTCGGATTTCCTAACAAGTTGAAGGGCAGAGATGCATAGGTGACAGATTATTGTGTGAATTTCTGGTGTCTTTGTTCTTATCATTTATCAAAGTGTAGttacaattatttatttgtagacATTCCCATTTCTCTTTGCCTAAATTTGGGTCAAAAGAGAATGGAGCAGATAATACAAAATTGCTTGATTCACAAGCTACCTGGTCTATTACATTATCTCATTGTGTataatacaagcgatattaaGAGTGGGTGGAATCGAACACAAAACCTCAGATAGAGAAGAAAACGCTCTAACCACTTATGCTACAACCCTCTTGCAGGATCTCAGTGCGTTTAACTGCGCAAAACATTTTAGTTCGGTGCTGGTGAAGGTGAGAATGCAGCATATGGTAGTTGAAGTACAGGATTATAATATTAAGCACCACATTCAGTTTCAAACTGTGTTTTCAATTGGCACTGCATTGGTAATCGAACCCTTTTAGTTTTAAGTTCAGTGTCTAATATTTAAGGCCAGAGTCAGTCAGATTAATGAAATTTACTCATCAGAAAGGCAGAATCCAAAGCTTGCCAACCAATTATCTGTAAATTAATCACGTGCCTGATCACATGACTGCTCTCTTTAAGTAAAAGTTGTGCGCAAAAATTTCTTTGAAGATTTAACTTTGGAACTTGGATGCTCAAACGAGTCAAAGATTCATCACATGACCCTCCTGTATTCAATCTCCATTTAATAATATAACTTAACAGTAGCAAATCAAAATGTTAGGAAGGTGATTTCTgcacattatttttctttttctgcacaTCCTGTTTAGTTATAGTCTTTAAATGAAATAAATCAGAAAAGAATCAAGCGACAAAAATAAGAGAGAATAAGGATGCAGAAATCATTTACCAAATCTTGTTAAGGAaaactactctctctctctctctctctttctctctctctctagatctcATGAGGTTATAAATAACCATAAACTCAATTATTGGAGCAAGCATTGGCAAGAAGACATCCTCTGAGTCAACAAAAACCATGAAATCCTGCTGCAAATCATTGGCTAAGGTGATCATTGCTGTGTTATTACTCATGCATTTAGTTTGTAGTAATACAGCCCTAGCAAGAGTTCATCCACCATCCTCTCAAGCTCTCCTACATACACACAGAGACAAGAAAATGCCCGTCACCGTCGAGCCGGTGGTCGATAGCCTCCGAAGAATACCTCCCAGCATTCCAAATCCTACTCAGAACAAGTAATCTTCATTATTTATTACCTTAATCTACTTCTATCCTGTTGTTAACAAGCAATTATTTCCTATGCTTTCATCTGGAGATATATTGATTCCAAGACAAATTTTGTGTGCCAGGTTGAAGCCTAGGAACTAGGAAGGTCTGAAGCTTCACAGTCGCATGAACTGCTCAAAGATAAAGATGTTGCTCCacatgaagaaattaaattaatttgttgtttACTTTAGAAACTCTTTTCTAGCTCTGTGAGAGTGTATTTTTTGTAGCTCTTAATTATTAttggtattattatttttgctagGATTAGCAGAAGTGATTAAGAACAGTTAAAACCAAGTAAGAAGGCTTATGGATATGTTTAGATATGAcccaattttatcaaattttagcAAGTATAGATTATCTACTTTGAGTAACTCAATGTATTTGGCAACAATATTTTGAATTAGCAATTGAGCATTatgaatgtacccattttttatgCTGCAAATACACAGAGATATACCAGTAAATGGTGCAGTatattgttgatttttcttAGTACAAGCGGTATTACGATTTTAAGCTAAACAACAAGAAGAGAGAGTTTCAATATGAAGcgtattgaattaaaaaataaagatccTATTCACCAGATCAATTCACCGCCCGCGGATCAATAATGTGGTTGGGGTTTTAGTGGCTGACTGATTAGACAATATACTCGAATCAATCTTCCATAATTTTGGAAAGCTCCATAGTCTTGTCCAATTTTAGTTTGGGCCCAAAGCAATCAGAAGTCCAAGTCCAATTGATCCAAATAAATAGTTAACAAACTTAGCTTAATAATTTGATCTGAGGATTTAAAGCCCGAGTTTTAATTGGCAAAGTTTTGTGTACATAACTTGGGAACTTTCCAAACATACAGTTGATTCTATTTATATCCCTTTTACCatttttgataaacttttagGCCCATTGTTATCCATCACTAACATCACTGATATTGTTCTTAACTTTATATTTATTAGTTAGTATGTTGTATGCAATATTCATTCACTAGAAGCAACACACGACTTTTGAAGGCTTAGTCATAATTCAAGCCAAGTAAATCAAGTCCATAATGTGTTGAAAAATTAACATGCTCTAATTTAATgataaaattttaggccaaGTATGATCCACCAACATCatcgatattgtccccaacttaaCTGAGTATTGCTAGCTAAGTGTGGGGTTTTAtagaatattatatatatatatatataatgtatatataatgtatattgttttattatattCTCGATATGAGACTCCATTCTCCAACATTCACAACCAATTTATTTTAGGGAGTCTTAATAAAAATGGCTTATTACcattcattcttaataaaaatgacatttttggtATGAAAAGTCTATAATGAATTAagctcttttctttatttactcttATACCATTATTTCATTATTGTAGCAGGGTCCACAATGATGTTGACATTTCTGTCTGATTAAAATACAGAATTTTGTATAATGCTATTCAACTTATGCTACTTTCTTTTGCTAATTTGTTGTCAGCTCTTCATACTTTCATCATGTTGTTGATGTTATGT contains the following coding sequences:
- the LOC137735255 gene encoding type I inositol polyphosphate 5-phosphatase 10-like isoform X2, which gives rise to MTVSKQDVKKKSFIHKIFTTKEREGSGSSDFSETQQSTPAVDIQSTSETGSQMPAGQYAQSFRVFVATWNVGGKSPHIGLNLDDFLQVYNESDIYVLGFQEIVPLNAGNVLVLDKNEPAAKWLALINQSLNKSPEGCSTSKSSLGGLRFSSKPSLKKVSKAFRTESKRRLKSCNCPFELERKYSKDFCFRCQQPNISEDDLSSEPDEDGSNVFDISEISMTSTTNQMKYSLIASKQMVGIFVTIWARKECIQYVSHLRISCISRGIMGCLGNKGCISVSFLFHQTSFCFVCSHLASGEKEGDELRRNLDVLEILKSTQFPKICKTAHSRMPDKILGHDMVIWLGDLNYRIALSYSETRKLLVDNDWDALLDKDQLKTEREAGRVFKGWKEGKIYFAPTYKYFYNSDTYFGEIKTSKKKRRTPAWCDRILWHGNGIRQLSYIRGESRFSDHRPVCATFCVDAVVNENETKKGSPSSNMKIEIEELLPTARYLNNMQVIAKFGSFFDCPLLKVFALTILLYCQY
- the LOC137735255 gene encoding type I inositol polyphosphate 5-phosphatase 10-like isoform X1, with translation MTVSKQDVKKKSFIHKIFTTKEREGSGSSDFSETQQSTPAVDIQSTSETGSQMPAGQYAQSFRVFVATWNVGGKSPHIGLNLDDFLQVYNESDIYVLGFQEIVPLNAGNVLVLDKNEPAAKWLALINQSLNKSPEGCSTSKSSLGGLRFSSKPSLKKVSKAFRTESKRRLKSCNCPFELERKYSKDFCFRCQQPNISEDDLSSEPDEDGSNVFDISEISMTSTTNQMKYSLIASKQMVGIFVTIWARKECIQYVSHLRISCISRGIMGCLGNKGCISVSFLFHQTSFCFVCSHLASGEKEGDELRRNLDVLEILKSTQFPKICKTAHSRMPDKILGHDMVIWLGDLNYRIALSYSETRKLLVDNDWDALLDKDQLKTEREAGRVFKGWKEGKIYFAPTYKYFYNSDTYFGEIKTSKKKRRTPAWCDRILWHGNGIRQLSYIRGESRFSDHRPVCATFCVDAVVNENETKKGSPSSNMKIEIEELLPTARYLNNMQVIAKFGSFFDCPLLKVFALTILLYCQVLKS